One genomic window of Ornithorhynchus anatinus isolate Pmale09 chromosome 10, mOrnAna1.pri.v4, whole genome shotgun sequence includes the following:
- the GPAT2 gene encoding glycerol-3-phosphate acyltransferase 2, mitochondrial isoform X4, which yields MIQAQPPPEGRDRSPLDPGMWPMAFGVKLETVTPFLGKYRPFVGRCCQSCTPRSWESLFDKNITTMGFHNVILVTENSTRYRGWLVRRFCCVMCVLGWNIPPPDGAVQDRIVSSKRVQEALGPRAPQEAGDGPRPKSWTREARHILGQIQASVSPPLLRLFSWILLRFLNSVFVNVQLHQGQLTMVRQALEVPGVPLVFLSTHKSHLDGLLLPLLLLSQRLGVVHVAWDPQSCSPVLRALLRRLGGLFLPVGADLSPGGPGGDLPGAILHAAVERLLVSGQPLLIFLEGLSGGGSRLSAHGQAWLSLVLRATREGAVSDVALVPVGIAYDLTPGAPPAESQGSTSPLGLWSVALAGLRGLAGRLGCVRVDFSQPFSLQEFMANSPSRRPGGRSLEDLLLPAVLGQWPVPSDCERAQMCVPAPGALGSPEQADGFLLGSLSCHILHASVSSSAVMAVSVMAALLLHKHPEGLFLSKLLGEFSWLTEETLLRGFDVGFSGRLRHLVLHALRLLRDGISLWRLPHGDVLVLPKAGPSRLQLAHRSAALLPVFLCEAVGACAVRALLVSRLPPGGPWELQSMEPLSQRDLHQQTLLLLHLLPQDCLLLQPCQSFYCYCQEVLDRLIQCGLLVAEEAPGTRPACDTSRRRFQEKLLWRATDDFSDSDSDFADEADGRCFTLSQQARCPDFFLFLGRLLGPLLTAFARAAAFLRQGTLPDTESGYAGQLHAFLLKRAREDCTFECASWELAVKAVQTFRELGVLREHPGPPGPQGPQLCLAPTFTEQKNQEQLEHFIRQFILA from the exons ATGATCCAGGCCCAGCCGCCACCGGAAGGCCGCGACCGGAGTCCGCTCGAT CCCGGGATGTGGCCGATGGCCTTCGGTGTAAAGCTGGAGACCGTCACCCCGTTTCTTGGGAAGTACCGCCCCTTCGTCGGACGCTGCTGCCAGAGCTGCACCCCAAGGAGCTGG GAGTCCCTCTTCGACAAGAACATCACCACCATGGGCTTTCACAACGTGATTCTCGTAACAGAGAACAGTACCAG GTACCGCGGCTGGCTGGTGCGGCGCTTCTGCTGTGTCATGTGTGTGCTAGGCTGGAACATCCCACCCCCGGACGGAGCCGTGCAGGACAGGATTGTCAGCAGCAAGCG GGTGCAGGAAGCGCTGGGCCCGAGGGCCCCCCAGGAGGCCGGCGACGGACCCAGGCCCAAGTCCTGGACCAGGGAGGCGAGGCACATCCTGGGCCAGATCCAGGCCTCGGTCTCCCCGCCACTGCTCCG ACTCTTCAGCTGGATCCTGCTGCGGTTTCTGAACTCCGTCTTCGTGAACGTTCAGCTCCACCAGGGACAGCTCACCATGGTCCGCCAAGCTTTAGAGGTG cCTGGCGTTCCGCTCGTCTTCCTTTCCACTCACAAGTCACACCTGGATGggcttctcctgcccctcctcttgcTGTCCCAGCGGCTGGGGGTGGTGCACGTGGCCTGGGACCCCCAGAGTTGCTCTCCCGTCCTCAG GGCCTTGCTGAGACGCCTCGGCGGCCTCTTCCTGCCCGTGGGGGCTGACCTCtccccgggcggccccgggggggacCTCCCGGGGGCGATTCTTCATGCG GCTGTGGAGCGGCTGTTGGTCAGCGGGCAGCCTCTGTTGATTTTCTTAGAGGGGCTGTCTGGAGGAGGGTCCCGGCTCTCGGCCCACGGCCAGGCCTGGCTGAGTTTGGTCCTGCGGGCCACCCGGGAGGGTGCGGTCTCCGACGTGGCCCTGGTGCCCGTGGGCATCGCCTACGACTTAACTCCTGGGGCACCGCCCGCCGAGTCCCAG ggcTCCACGTCCCCACTGGGGCTCTGGTCTGTGGCTCTGGCCGGGCTGCGGGGCCTGGCGGGACGCCTGGGCTGTGTCCGAGTGGACTTTTCCCAGCCCTTCTCCCTGCAG GAGTTCATGGCCAACAGCCCGAGCCGCAGGCCCGGCGGACGGTCCCTCGAAGACCTGCTGCTGCCGGCCGTGCTGGGCCAGTG GCCCGTCCCCTCCGACTGTGAGCGAGCCCAGATGTGCGTCCCGGCGCCTGGAGCCCTGGGGAGCCCGGAGCAAGCCGACGGTTTCCTCTTAGGCAGTCTGAGCTGCCATATCCTTCATG CCAGCGTCTCGAGCTCGGCGGTGATGGCCGTGTCGGTGATGGCAGCCCTCCTGCTCCACAAGCAcccagag GGCCTGTTCCTGTCGAAGCTGCTGGGCGAGTTCTCTTGGCTGACGGAGGAGACGCTGCTGCGGGGCTTCGACGTGGGCTTCTCGGGCCGCCTGCGTCACTTGGTGCTGCACGCGCTGCGCCTGCTGCGCGACGGCATCTCCCTGTGGCGCCTGCCCCACGGCGACGTCCTGGTGCTGCCCAAGgccggcccctcccgcctccaGCTGGCCCACCGCAGCGCCGCCCTGCTGCCCGTCTTCCTCTGCGAGGCCGTGGGCG CCTGTGCAGTCCGGGCCCTGCTGGTTTCGCGGCTGCCCCCGGGCGGGCCCTGGGAGCTGCAGAGCATGGAGCCCCTGAGCCAGAGGGACCTGCATCAACAGACCCTCCTGCTGCTGCACCTGCTGCCCCAGGACTGCCTCCTGCTGCAG CCCTGCCAATCGTTCTACTGCTACTGCCAGGAAGTACTTGACCGTCTCATCCAGTGCGGGCTTCTGGTGGCGGAGGAG GCCCCGGGGACCCGGCCGGCCTGCGACACCAGCCGCCGCCGCTTCCAGGAGAAGCTGCTGTGGCGAGCCACGGACGACTTCAGCGACAGCGACAGCGACTTCGCCGACGAGGCCGACGGGCGCTGCTTCACG CTCAGCCAGCAGGCCCGCTGCCCggacttcttcctcttcctcggcCGCTTACTCGGGCCCCTGCTCACCGCCTTTGCCCGGGCTGCTGCCTTCCTCCGGCAAGGGACGCTACCGGATACAG AGTCGGGGTACGCAGGGCAGCTGCATGCGTTCTTGCTGAAGAGAGCCCGGGAGGACTGCACCTTTG AGTGCGCCAGCTGGGAGCTGGCTGTCAAGGCTGTGCAGACGTTCAGGGAGCTGGGG GTGCTGCGGGAGCACCCGGGCCCACCGGGCCCCCAGGGCCCCCAGCTTTGCTTGGCCCCCACCTTCACGGAACAAAAAAACCAGGAGCAACTGGAGCACTTCATCCGGCAGTTCATCTTGGCTTAG
- the GPAT2 gene encoding glycerol-3-phosphate acyltransferase 2, mitochondrial isoform X1: MPPGRDLGLPRHPGQGLRIQGPSGRPGLCEARTMIQAQPPPEGRDRSPLDPGMWPMAFGVKLETVTPFLGKYRPFVGRCCQSCTPRSWESLFDKNITTMGFHNVILVTENSTRYRGWLVRRFCCVMCVLGWNIPPPDGAVQDRIVSSKRVQEALGPRAPQEAGDGPRPKSWTREARHILGQIQASVSPPLLRLFSWILLRFLNSVFVNVQLHQGQLTMVRQALEVPGVPLVFLSTHKSHLDGLLLPLLLLSQRLGVVHVAWDPQSCSPVLRALLRRLGGLFLPVGADLSPGGPGGDLPGAILHAAVERLLVSGQPLLIFLEGLSGGGSRLSAHGQAWLSLVLRATREGAVSDVALVPVGIAYDLTPGAPPAESQGSTSPLGLWSVALAGLRGLAGRLGCVRVDFSQPFSLQEFMANSPSRRPGGRSLEDLLLPAVLGQWPVPSDCERAQMCVPAPGALGSPEQADGFLLGSLSCHILHASVSSSAVMAVSVMAALLLHKHPEGLFLSKLLGEFSWLTEETLLRGFDVGFSGRLRHLVLHALRLLRDGISLWRLPHGDVLVLPKAGPSRLQLAHRSAALLPVFLCEAVGACAVRALLVSRLPPGGPWELQSMEPLSQRDLHQQTLLLLHLLPQDCLLLQPCQSFYCYCQEVLDRLIQCGLLVAEEAPGTRPACDTSRRRFQEKLLWRATDDFSDSDSDFADEADGRCFTLSQQARCPDFFLFLGRLLGPLLTAFARAAAFLRQGTLPDTESGYAGQLHAFLLKRAREDCTFECASWELAVKAVQTFRELGVLREHPGPPGPQGPQLCLAPTFTEQKNQEQLEHFIRQFILA, encoded by the exons CCTGTGCGAGGCCCGAACCATGATCCAGGCCCAGCCGCCACCGGAAGGCCGCGACCGGAGTCCGCTCGAT CCCGGGATGTGGCCGATGGCCTTCGGTGTAAAGCTGGAGACCGTCACCCCGTTTCTTGGGAAGTACCGCCCCTTCGTCGGACGCTGCTGCCAGAGCTGCACCCCAAGGAGCTGG GAGTCCCTCTTCGACAAGAACATCACCACCATGGGCTTTCACAACGTGATTCTCGTAACAGAGAACAGTACCAG GTACCGCGGCTGGCTGGTGCGGCGCTTCTGCTGTGTCATGTGTGTGCTAGGCTGGAACATCCCACCCCCGGACGGAGCCGTGCAGGACAGGATTGTCAGCAGCAAGCG GGTGCAGGAAGCGCTGGGCCCGAGGGCCCCCCAGGAGGCCGGCGACGGACCCAGGCCCAAGTCCTGGACCAGGGAGGCGAGGCACATCCTGGGCCAGATCCAGGCCTCGGTCTCCCCGCCACTGCTCCG ACTCTTCAGCTGGATCCTGCTGCGGTTTCTGAACTCCGTCTTCGTGAACGTTCAGCTCCACCAGGGACAGCTCACCATGGTCCGCCAAGCTTTAGAGGTG cCTGGCGTTCCGCTCGTCTTCCTTTCCACTCACAAGTCACACCTGGATGggcttctcctgcccctcctcttgcTGTCCCAGCGGCTGGGGGTGGTGCACGTGGCCTGGGACCCCCAGAGTTGCTCTCCCGTCCTCAG GGCCTTGCTGAGACGCCTCGGCGGCCTCTTCCTGCCCGTGGGGGCTGACCTCtccccgggcggccccgggggggacCTCCCGGGGGCGATTCTTCATGCG GCTGTGGAGCGGCTGTTGGTCAGCGGGCAGCCTCTGTTGATTTTCTTAGAGGGGCTGTCTGGAGGAGGGTCCCGGCTCTCGGCCCACGGCCAGGCCTGGCTGAGTTTGGTCCTGCGGGCCACCCGGGAGGGTGCGGTCTCCGACGTGGCCCTGGTGCCCGTGGGCATCGCCTACGACTTAACTCCTGGGGCACCGCCCGCCGAGTCCCAG ggcTCCACGTCCCCACTGGGGCTCTGGTCTGTGGCTCTGGCCGGGCTGCGGGGCCTGGCGGGACGCCTGGGCTGTGTCCGAGTGGACTTTTCCCAGCCCTTCTCCCTGCAG GAGTTCATGGCCAACAGCCCGAGCCGCAGGCCCGGCGGACGGTCCCTCGAAGACCTGCTGCTGCCGGCCGTGCTGGGCCAGTG GCCCGTCCCCTCCGACTGTGAGCGAGCCCAGATGTGCGTCCCGGCGCCTGGAGCCCTGGGGAGCCCGGAGCAAGCCGACGGTTTCCTCTTAGGCAGTCTGAGCTGCCATATCCTTCATG CCAGCGTCTCGAGCTCGGCGGTGATGGCCGTGTCGGTGATGGCAGCCCTCCTGCTCCACAAGCAcccagag GGCCTGTTCCTGTCGAAGCTGCTGGGCGAGTTCTCTTGGCTGACGGAGGAGACGCTGCTGCGGGGCTTCGACGTGGGCTTCTCGGGCCGCCTGCGTCACTTGGTGCTGCACGCGCTGCGCCTGCTGCGCGACGGCATCTCCCTGTGGCGCCTGCCCCACGGCGACGTCCTGGTGCTGCCCAAGgccggcccctcccgcctccaGCTGGCCCACCGCAGCGCCGCCCTGCTGCCCGTCTTCCTCTGCGAGGCCGTGGGCG CCTGTGCAGTCCGGGCCCTGCTGGTTTCGCGGCTGCCCCCGGGCGGGCCCTGGGAGCTGCAGAGCATGGAGCCCCTGAGCCAGAGGGACCTGCATCAACAGACCCTCCTGCTGCTGCACCTGCTGCCCCAGGACTGCCTCCTGCTGCAG CCCTGCCAATCGTTCTACTGCTACTGCCAGGAAGTACTTGACCGTCTCATCCAGTGCGGGCTTCTGGTGGCGGAGGAG GCCCCGGGGACCCGGCCGGCCTGCGACACCAGCCGCCGCCGCTTCCAGGAGAAGCTGCTGTGGCGAGCCACGGACGACTTCAGCGACAGCGACAGCGACTTCGCCGACGAGGCCGACGGGCGCTGCTTCACG CTCAGCCAGCAGGCCCGCTGCCCggacttcttcctcttcctcggcCGCTTACTCGGGCCCCTGCTCACCGCCTTTGCCCGGGCTGCTGCCTTCCTCCGGCAAGGGACGCTACCGGATACAG AGTCGGGGTACGCAGGGCAGCTGCATGCGTTCTTGCTGAAGAGAGCCCGGGAGGACTGCACCTTTG AGTGCGCCAGCTGGGAGCTGGCTGTCAAGGCTGTGCAGACGTTCAGGGAGCTGGGG GTGCTGCGGGAGCACCCGGGCCCACCGGGCCCCCAGGGCCCCCAGCTTTGCTTGGCCCCCACCTTCACGGAACAAAAAAACCAGGAGCAACTGGAGCACTTCATCCGGCAGTTCATCTTGGCTTAG
- the GPAT2 gene encoding glycerol-3-phosphate acyltransferase 2, mitochondrial isoform X2, which produces MPPGRDLGLPRHPGQGLRIQGPSGRPGLCEARTMIQAQPPPEGRDRSPLDPGMWPMAFGVKLETVTPFLGKYRPFVGRCCQSCTPRSWESLFDKNITTMGFHNVILVTENSTRYRGWLVRRFCCVMCVLGWNIPPPDGAVQDRIVSSKRVQEALGPRAPQEAGDGPRPKSWTREARHILGQIQASVSPPLLRLFSWILLRFLNSVFVNVQLHQGQLTMVRQALEPGVPLVFLSTHKSHLDGLLLPLLLLSQRLGVVHVAWDPQSCSPVLRALLRRLGGLFLPVGADLSPGGPGGDLPGAILHAAVERLLVSGQPLLIFLEGLSGGGSRLSAHGQAWLSLVLRATREGAVSDVALVPVGIAYDLTPGAPPAESQGSTSPLGLWSVALAGLRGLAGRLGCVRVDFSQPFSLQEFMANSPSRRPGGRSLEDLLLPAVLGQWPVPSDCERAQMCVPAPGALGSPEQADGFLLGSLSCHILHASVSSSAVMAVSVMAALLLHKHPEGLFLSKLLGEFSWLTEETLLRGFDVGFSGRLRHLVLHALRLLRDGISLWRLPHGDVLVLPKAGPSRLQLAHRSAALLPVFLCEAVGACAVRALLVSRLPPGGPWELQSMEPLSQRDLHQQTLLLLHLLPQDCLLLQPCQSFYCYCQEVLDRLIQCGLLVAEEAPGTRPACDTSRRRFQEKLLWRATDDFSDSDSDFADEADGRCFTLSQQARCPDFFLFLGRLLGPLLTAFARAAAFLRQGTLPDTESGYAGQLHAFLLKRAREDCTFECASWELAVKAVQTFRELGVLREHPGPPGPQGPQLCLAPTFTEQKNQEQLEHFIRQFILA; this is translated from the exons CCTGTGCGAGGCCCGAACCATGATCCAGGCCCAGCCGCCACCGGAAGGCCGCGACCGGAGTCCGCTCGAT CCCGGGATGTGGCCGATGGCCTTCGGTGTAAAGCTGGAGACCGTCACCCCGTTTCTTGGGAAGTACCGCCCCTTCGTCGGACGCTGCTGCCAGAGCTGCACCCCAAGGAGCTGG GAGTCCCTCTTCGACAAGAACATCACCACCATGGGCTTTCACAACGTGATTCTCGTAACAGAGAACAGTACCAG GTACCGCGGCTGGCTGGTGCGGCGCTTCTGCTGTGTCATGTGTGTGCTAGGCTGGAACATCCCACCCCCGGACGGAGCCGTGCAGGACAGGATTGTCAGCAGCAAGCG GGTGCAGGAAGCGCTGGGCCCGAGGGCCCCCCAGGAGGCCGGCGACGGACCCAGGCCCAAGTCCTGGACCAGGGAGGCGAGGCACATCCTGGGCCAGATCCAGGCCTCGGTCTCCCCGCCACTGCTCCG ACTCTTCAGCTGGATCCTGCTGCGGTTTCTGAACTCCGTCTTCGTGAACGTTCAGCTCCACCAGGGACAGCTCACCATGGTCCGCCAAGCTTTAGAG cCTGGCGTTCCGCTCGTCTTCCTTTCCACTCACAAGTCACACCTGGATGggcttctcctgcccctcctcttgcTGTCCCAGCGGCTGGGGGTGGTGCACGTGGCCTGGGACCCCCAGAGTTGCTCTCCCGTCCTCAG GGCCTTGCTGAGACGCCTCGGCGGCCTCTTCCTGCCCGTGGGGGCTGACCTCtccccgggcggccccgggggggacCTCCCGGGGGCGATTCTTCATGCG GCTGTGGAGCGGCTGTTGGTCAGCGGGCAGCCTCTGTTGATTTTCTTAGAGGGGCTGTCTGGAGGAGGGTCCCGGCTCTCGGCCCACGGCCAGGCCTGGCTGAGTTTGGTCCTGCGGGCCACCCGGGAGGGTGCGGTCTCCGACGTGGCCCTGGTGCCCGTGGGCATCGCCTACGACTTAACTCCTGGGGCACCGCCCGCCGAGTCCCAG ggcTCCACGTCCCCACTGGGGCTCTGGTCTGTGGCTCTGGCCGGGCTGCGGGGCCTGGCGGGACGCCTGGGCTGTGTCCGAGTGGACTTTTCCCAGCCCTTCTCCCTGCAG GAGTTCATGGCCAACAGCCCGAGCCGCAGGCCCGGCGGACGGTCCCTCGAAGACCTGCTGCTGCCGGCCGTGCTGGGCCAGTG GCCCGTCCCCTCCGACTGTGAGCGAGCCCAGATGTGCGTCCCGGCGCCTGGAGCCCTGGGGAGCCCGGAGCAAGCCGACGGTTTCCTCTTAGGCAGTCTGAGCTGCCATATCCTTCATG CCAGCGTCTCGAGCTCGGCGGTGATGGCCGTGTCGGTGATGGCAGCCCTCCTGCTCCACAAGCAcccagag GGCCTGTTCCTGTCGAAGCTGCTGGGCGAGTTCTCTTGGCTGACGGAGGAGACGCTGCTGCGGGGCTTCGACGTGGGCTTCTCGGGCCGCCTGCGTCACTTGGTGCTGCACGCGCTGCGCCTGCTGCGCGACGGCATCTCCCTGTGGCGCCTGCCCCACGGCGACGTCCTGGTGCTGCCCAAGgccggcccctcccgcctccaGCTGGCCCACCGCAGCGCCGCCCTGCTGCCCGTCTTCCTCTGCGAGGCCGTGGGCG CCTGTGCAGTCCGGGCCCTGCTGGTTTCGCGGCTGCCCCCGGGCGGGCCCTGGGAGCTGCAGAGCATGGAGCCCCTGAGCCAGAGGGACCTGCATCAACAGACCCTCCTGCTGCTGCACCTGCTGCCCCAGGACTGCCTCCTGCTGCAG CCCTGCCAATCGTTCTACTGCTACTGCCAGGAAGTACTTGACCGTCTCATCCAGTGCGGGCTTCTGGTGGCGGAGGAG GCCCCGGGGACCCGGCCGGCCTGCGACACCAGCCGCCGCCGCTTCCAGGAGAAGCTGCTGTGGCGAGCCACGGACGACTTCAGCGACAGCGACAGCGACTTCGCCGACGAGGCCGACGGGCGCTGCTTCACG CTCAGCCAGCAGGCCCGCTGCCCggacttcttcctcttcctcggcCGCTTACTCGGGCCCCTGCTCACCGCCTTTGCCCGGGCTGCTGCCTTCCTCCGGCAAGGGACGCTACCGGATACAG AGTCGGGGTACGCAGGGCAGCTGCATGCGTTCTTGCTGAAGAGAGCCCGGGAGGACTGCACCTTTG AGTGCGCCAGCTGGGAGCTGGCTGTCAAGGCTGTGCAGACGTTCAGGGAGCTGGGG GTGCTGCGGGAGCACCCGGGCCCACCGGGCCCCCAGGGCCCCCAGCTTTGCTTGGCCCCCACCTTCACGGAACAAAAAAACCAGGAGCAACTGGAGCACTTCATCCGGCAGTTCATCTTGGCTTAG
- the GPAT2 gene encoding glycerol-3-phosphate acyltransferase 2, mitochondrial isoform X3, protein MVGNPDKARIEALIFGPSGRPGLCEARTMIQAQPPPEGRDRSPLDPGMWPMAFGVKLETVTPFLGKYRPFVGRCCQSCTPRSWESLFDKNITTMGFHNVILVTENSTRYRGWLVRRFCCVMCVLGWNIPPPDGAVQDRIVSSKRVQEALGPRAPQEAGDGPRPKSWTREARHILGQIQASVSPPLLRLFSWILLRFLNSVFVNVQLHQGQLTMVRQALEVPGVPLVFLSTHKSHLDGLLLPLLLLSQRLGVVHVAWDPQSCSPVLRALLRRLGGLFLPVGADLSPGGPGGDLPGAILHAAVERLLVSGQPLLIFLEGLSGGGSRLSAHGQAWLSLVLRATREGAVSDVALVPVGIAYDLTPGAPPAESQGSTSPLGLWSVALAGLRGLAGRLGCVRVDFSQPFSLQEFMANSPSRRPGGRSLEDLLLPAVLGQWPVPSDCERAQMCVPAPGALGSPEQADGFLLGSLSCHILHASVSSSAVMAVSVMAALLLHKHPEGLFLSKLLGEFSWLTEETLLRGFDVGFSGRLRHLVLHALRLLRDGISLWRLPHGDVLVLPKAGPSRLQLAHRSAALLPVFLCEAVGACAVRALLVSRLPPGGPWELQSMEPLSQRDLHQQTLLLLHLLPQDCLLLQPCQSFYCYCQEVLDRLIQCGLLVAEEAPGTRPACDTSRRRFQEKLLWRATDDFSDSDSDFADEADGRCFTLSQQARCPDFFLFLGRLLGPLLTAFARAAAFLRQGTLPDTESGYAGQLHAFLLKRAREDCTFECASWELAVKAVQTFRELGVLREHPGPPGPQGPQLCLAPTFTEQKNQEQLEHFIRQFILA, encoded by the exons CCTGTGCGAGGCCCGAACCATGATCCAGGCCCAGCCGCCACCGGAAGGCCGCGACCGGAGTCCGCTCGAT CCCGGGATGTGGCCGATGGCCTTCGGTGTAAAGCTGGAGACCGTCACCCCGTTTCTTGGGAAGTACCGCCCCTTCGTCGGACGCTGCTGCCAGAGCTGCACCCCAAGGAGCTGG GAGTCCCTCTTCGACAAGAACATCACCACCATGGGCTTTCACAACGTGATTCTCGTAACAGAGAACAGTACCAG GTACCGCGGCTGGCTGGTGCGGCGCTTCTGCTGTGTCATGTGTGTGCTAGGCTGGAACATCCCACCCCCGGACGGAGCCGTGCAGGACAGGATTGTCAGCAGCAAGCG GGTGCAGGAAGCGCTGGGCCCGAGGGCCCCCCAGGAGGCCGGCGACGGACCCAGGCCCAAGTCCTGGACCAGGGAGGCGAGGCACATCCTGGGCCAGATCCAGGCCTCGGTCTCCCCGCCACTGCTCCG ACTCTTCAGCTGGATCCTGCTGCGGTTTCTGAACTCCGTCTTCGTGAACGTTCAGCTCCACCAGGGACAGCTCACCATGGTCCGCCAAGCTTTAGAGGTG cCTGGCGTTCCGCTCGTCTTCCTTTCCACTCACAAGTCACACCTGGATGggcttctcctgcccctcctcttgcTGTCCCAGCGGCTGGGGGTGGTGCACGTGGCCTGGGACCCCCAGAGTTGCTCTCCCGTCCTCAG GGCCTTGCTGAGACGCCTCGGCGGCCTCTTCCTGCCCGTGGGGGCTGACCTCtccccgggcggccccgggggggacCTCCCGGGGGCGATTCTTCATGCG GCTGTGGAGCGGCTGTTGGTCAGCGGGCAGCCTCTGTTGATTTTCTTAGAGGGGCTGTCTGGAGGAGGGTCCCGGCTCTCGGCCCACGGCCAGGCCTGGCTGAGTTTGGTCCTGCGGGCCACCCGGGAGGGTGCGGTCTCCGACGTGGCCCTGGTGCCCGTGGGCATCGCCTACGACTTAACTCCTGGGGCACCGCCCGCCGAGTCCCAG ggcTCCACGTCCCCACTGGGGCTCTGGTCTGTGGCTCTGGCCGGGCTGCGGGGCCTGGCGGGACGCCTGGGCTGTGTCCGAGTGGACTTTTCCCAGCCCTTCTCCCTGCAG GAGTTCATGGCCAACAGCCCGAGCCGCAGGCCCGGCGGACGGTCCCTCGAAGACCTGCTGCTGCCGGCCGTGCTGGGCCAGTG GCCCGTCCCCTCCGACTGTGAGCGAGCCCAGATGTGCGTCCCGGCGCCTGGAGCCCTGGGGAGCCCGGAGCAAGCCGACGGTTTCCTCTTAGGCAGTCTGAGCTGCCATATCCTTCATG CCAGCGTCTCGAGCTCGGCGGTGATGGCCGTGTCGGTGATGGCAGCCCTCCTGCTCCACAAGCAcccagag GGCCTGTTCCTGTCGAAGCTGCTGGGCGAGTTCTCTTGGCTGACGGAGGAGACGCTGCTGCGGGGCTTCGACGTGGGCTTCTCGGGCCGCCTGCGTCACTTGGTGCTGCACGCGCTGCGCCTGCTGCGCGACGGCATCTCCCTGTGGCGCCTGCCCCACGGCGACGTCCTGGTGCTGCCCAAGgccggcccctcccgcctccaGCTGGCCCACCGCAGCGCCGCCCTGCTGCCCGTCTTCCTCTGCGAGGCCGTGGGCG CCTGTGCAGTCCGGGCCCTGCTGGTTTCGCGGCTGCCCCCGGGCGGGCCCTGGGAGCTGCAGAGCATGGAGCCCCTGAGCCAGAGGGACCTGCATCAACAGACCCTCCTGCTGCTGCACCTGCTGCCCCAGGACTGCCTCCTGCTGCAG CCCTGCCAATCGTTCTACTGCTACTGCCAGGAAGTACTTGACCGTCTCATCCAGTGCGGGCTTCTGGTGGCGGAGGAG GCCCCGGGGACCCGGCCGGCCTGCGACACCAGCCGCCGCCGCTTCCAGGAGAAGCTGCTGTGGCGAGCCACGGACGACTTCAGCGACAGCGACAGCGACTTCGCCGACGAGGCCGACGGGCGCTGCTTCACG CTCAGCCAGCAGGCCCGCTGCCCggacttcttcctcttcctcggcCGCTTACTCGGGCCCCTGCTCACCGCCTTTGCCCGGGCTGCTGCCTTCCTCCGGCAAGGGACGCTACCGGATACAG AGTCGGGGTACGCAGGGCAGCTGCATGCGTTCTTGCTGAAGAGAGCCCGGGAGGACTGCACCTTTG AGTGCGCCAGCTGGGAGCTGGCTGTCAAGGCTGTGCAGACGTTCAGGGAGCTGGGG GTGCTGCGGGAGCACCCGGGCCCACCGGGCCCCCAGGGCCCCCAGCTTTGCTTGGCCCCCACCTTCACGGAACAAAAAAACCAGGAGCAACTGGAGCACTTCATCCGGCAGTTCATCTTGGCTTAG